The nucleotide sequence CCAAATGGGTATGAGAATCGCACCATGTTGGTAATACAATTCTCCCTGTAAGATCTATGGTTTTTTCAACATTAATTTCCGGGAGTGCATTCATTTCTCCAAAATCTTCTATTTTCTCATTATTAATCAACAACCAGGCATTTTTAAGGGTAGGAAGTATGTTCATCTCCTTTCCGCTAACTTTTTCTACGGAAGAATCCCGAATTTGCACAAGTTCTTGAATGTTGGTAAATAGTATTTTCATAGTGTAAAGATAGAAAAGTAGGGAAGAATTTTATGAAGTAAATGAGTTAAGTTACTATGAAAAATGTGATGTAATTATCAAAATTCTTGAAGTTAGCGCAAAAAAAAATCGGATAGATTCTTAGAATCCATCCGATCATATAATTTTAAATTAAGTTCAATTTATAATGTGAACTCTGCTAATAATTGTTGCACTTCATAAATATTAACATTCCTATTAAAACGCTTAGAAATTGAAGGACTTTGTTCTCCGGAGATCCAGATTTTTAATTCTGCATCCAGGTCAAAACTGCCCGCAGTTTCTATGCTAAATCTACTAATGCTCTTATAACTAACAGAGAAATATTCGATCTTTCTCCCTGTAAGTCCTTGAACGTCTACAATAATGAGTCTTTTATTGGTGAAGATAAAAGTGTCTCTAATGATCTTAAAACCAGCTTCTATACCTTCTGATGGTATTAAAAGCTTAGCATAATCTTTCTCTAGTACACTTTTTTCTATTGCACCTGCGTTCCCTAACAGGGAAGAGATCAAACTCATATTAAGAATTTTTAAGAGATTTCATATCGATCACAAATCTGTATTTTACATCAGATTTCACTACGCGATCATAAGCTTTATTGATATTTTGAATGTCTATCATCTCCACATCCGAAACTATGTTATGCTCACCACAGAAATCTAACATTTCTTGAGTTTCTTCTATTCCACCAATTAGTGAGCCAGCTATTCTCTTTCTTGAGGCGATCAATCCACCTCCATGAATTGGATCTAAAGGTTCTATTGCTCCAACAAGTACCATAGTTGCATCTCTTTTTAACAAAGCAATATAAGGGTTCACATCATGACCAACAGGAACTGTATTCAGTAAAAAGTCAAAAGAGTTCTTATGTTTATCCATCTCTTTTTCATCTTTAGAGATCAAAACTTCTGCAGCTCCCAATTTCTTAGCATCCTGACTTTTATCTGGAGAAGTGGTTATCATCACCACATGAGCTCCCATAGCGTTCGCTAATTTTATTCCCATATGTCCTAATCCTCCAAGACCAATAACTCCAACTTTATCACCCTTCTTCACATTCCATTGTCTTAAAGGAGAATACGTGGTAATTCCTGCACACAACAGAGGAGCTACCGCTTTAATGTCAAGATTTTCTGGAACCTGTAATACAAATTTTCGATCTACTACAATTTTTTCAGAATAACCACCAAAAGTGTGGCCACCTAAATGCTCATCCGGACTATTGTAAGTATAGGTAGCACCGTTCTCGCAATATTGTTCTAAACCTTCTTTACAGGAGTCACAGTGCTGGCAGGAGTCTACCATACATCCTACCCCTACAAGATCTCCTTTTTCAAATTTGTTGGCATTCTTTCCAGCTTTTACTACTCTACCAATAATCTCATGACCGGGTACAGATGGATATTTTGCATTTTTCCAATCATTTCTCACAGTATGAATATCAGAATGACAAACCCCACAATACAGAATATCTATTTCAACATCTTCTTCAGTGATTTCTCTTCTAGTAATATCAAAAGGTTTTAAATCTGCAGTACTAGACTGCGCAGCATATGCTTTTACTTCGCTCATTTTCAATTTTTTTTAAGAATATAAATTTAATCATTAGTAGGTCGCTTACTCTACTTTGGGCTTACTTTAAAACAAGTTTAACTTTAGCTTCATTATAATTCCCGGAGCTATTGCCTTATCTCATAGCGCAATAAATTTTGCAAGCGTACAAATATTCTTTTTACCTTGGATGAAAATTTGCAATTACAAAAGAATCAATATTTATGAAAGAGAATAAATTAGGTCTTAATACAATATGTACACATACAGGAGAGCTGGAAGATACTCAGTTTAAAGGAGCCATTTCTCCATTGTTTATGTCTACTTCTTATGCCTTTGAAGATGTTGAGGTAAAGAGATATCCAAGATATTTTAATACTCCAAACCAAGTGGCGCTAGCAAAAAAAATGGCCGCTTTAGAACATGGCGAAGCAGCGCTAATTTTTGGAAGTGGAATGGCGGCGGTAAGTACTTCTATGTTCGCCTTTTTACATAAAGGAGATCACGTGGTGCTTCAAAATACGCTTTATGGTGGAACTAGTAACTTAGTGGTAGAAGAGTTTGAGAAATTTGGAATAG is from Gillisia sp. Hel1_33_143 and encodes:
- a CDS encoding NAD(P)-dependent alcohol dehydrogenase, whose product is MSEVKAYAAQSSTADLKPFDITRREITEEDVEIDILYCGVCHSDIHTVRNDWKNAKYPSVPGHEIIGRVVKAGKNANKFEKGDLVGVGCMVDSCQHCDSCKEGLEQYCENGATYTYNSPDEHLGGHTFGGYSEKIVVDRKFVLQVPENLDIKAVAPLLCAGITTYSPLRQWNVKKGDKVGVIGLGGLGHMGIKLANAMGAHVVMITTSPDKSQDAKKLGAAEVLISKDEKEMDKHKNSFDFLLNTVPVGHDVNPYIALLKRDATMVLVGAIEPLDPIHGGGLIASRKRIAGSLIGGIEETQEMLDFCGEHNIVSDVEMIDIQNINKAYDRVVKSDVKYRFVIDMKSLKNS
- a CDS encoding PH domain-containing protein, coding for MSLISSLLGNAGAIEKSVLEKDYAKLLIPSEGIEAGFKIIRDTFIFTNKRLIIVDVQGLTGRKIEYFSVSYKSISRFSIETAGSFDLDAELKIWISGEQSPSISKRFNRNVNIYEVQQLLAEFTL